The nucleotide window GTGAGGCAGTAAAAAATGCCCGAACCGGCGAGAAAGTCTCCCGGGAAGTGATTGTCACCATGGGACTGATTAATAACAGTTCAAAGAAAATTGAAGATATCACTGGCGTCATTAACAGCATCGCTTTCCAGACTAATATACTGGCGCTCAATGCCGCAGTTGAAGCGGCCCGAGCCGGAGAGCAGGGACGCGGTTTTGCCGTTGTCGCCGCTGAAGTGCGTAACCTTGCGCAGCGCAGTGCGGTAGCAGCCAAAGAGATTGAGAGTTTAATTGCCGAGTCAGTCGTCAACATTCGCGCAGGCTCAGAGCAGGTTTCCCGTACCGGGGAAGTTATCGGCGCCATTATTACTTCGGTGAGCCAGGTGGACGTTTTAATGGAGCATATTTCTACTGCCTCTGGTGAGCAAAGCCTCGGAATCAGCCAGATTGAGCAGGCCGTAACCGAGATGGACAGCGTTACTCAACAAAACTCTGCGCTGGTGCAGCAATCAGCCGCTGCATCTGCCTCTCTGGAAGATCAGGTTCAGCATCTGACCCAGTCGGTGTCGACGTTTCGTCTTGCTGAGGAGTAAAGAAAAAATGTGAGGTGGTGATCAAACCCACATTCGATTATCTTCAGGCACCCACAACCTGGCAAAGTGTTGAGGGTGCCCGGAACAGTCTTAACCCTACGTAATGTCAGGGACAAGGGATGGGCATATGACCCGCTACCTATCCAGTGACTCATTGTCATAGGATAACAACATGCCTTCCAGGATGTTTTTGACCCGTCTAAGATAGATTTCATTGCAGCAGATAACCTGTTTATGAAAACGCTGAGGCCTTTGAATAAACCTGCAACATTATTGTAGACGACCGGTCTACTAAATACTGATAACCTTAACGCACTGGAGACAGACGATGAAAATTCTTATGGTGTCGCGCTGGTCTGTCATGCGCCGGGCGTGCTTCGCCACGTGAAAACGCCTGAGGGAGCTCCGCTGGTTCAGGGCAAAAAAGTGACCGGCTTCACCAATACCGAAGAGGAAGCGGTAGGCCTGACTAACGTTGTGCCTTTCCTGGTAGAAGACGAACTGATCGCCAAAGGCGGGATCTACTCCAAAGGCGCGGACTGGAGTTCATATGTTGTCAGCGACGGCCTGCTGATCACCGGTCAGAACCCGACCTCTTCAGCGGCCACGGCGGCACAGCTGATTAAGCAACTGGCTGAATAACCTCCAACAGGCAGAGCCTGTGGCGCCAGCAGTCCGCAGAAATTTTATGAAGTATCGTAGCGAATAACTAACCGTCCGCATTCTGCGGGCCTGAAAACTTAAAAGGATCACATTATGAAAAACGTAACCAAAGCCATTACTGCAATCGTCTTAACTGCCGCTTCTTTTGCCACTTTTGCCGCAACGGAGGTCACTACTGTCCCCGCTGGCGCACAAGAGCAGGGGGTGATCAACGCGTCAGCGTTCGGCAATAACCTGGGTGACCTGCAAAAAAGCCTGGCTGCAAAAGCCACCGAACAGGGAGCAACGTCTTTCCGGATTACCTCAGCCAGTGGCAACAACCATCTGTACGGTACTGCGGTTATCTACAAATAGAGCAAAACAGCCAACAGCCTGCCACTGGCAGGCTGTTGGCTATTACCGGCGTAAACCCGACGCCATCAGGCTGAAGGCTTCAATCGCTTTTGGTAATGTTGCCTGAGGATCTTCGCTGGCGGCCACCCACAAGGCGGCATTCAGCGCCGCGCCGTTAAGCAGGCGTGCAGCTGCCTCAATATCTACGGGTTTCAGAAGCCGATCTTTAACCAACTCGCTTACCGCACTGCGTGTTGCATCAAGACAGGCGTTCTGGCTGGGCCAGCGTGAAGGGTCACCCAGAAAGGCGGGCCCATCCAGCAGCACAATGCGCTGAATTTCCGGATCGAGCGCCATCTCTATATAGGCGCTGCCTTCCGCCAGCAATTGTTTCCAGCCATCTTCAGTGCTGCCTGCGATCTCTTTCGCCCGTCGCGCCATTTCGCCATCCACCTGCGCCACAACGGCCGCCAGTAAACCCCGTTTATCGCCAAAGTTATGATAAAGCGCGCCTCGGGTCAGCCCAACCTGCGCGGTCAGTTCATCCATAGAGGCTGCCGCAAATCCATTTTCCGCGAAAGCCTTACGCGCCGCGGCAATCAACTTTTCGCGGTTCTGTTCCATTGTTTCTGCACGGCGTCTTGCTGCCATAACTCCTCCTTTCGCATACGCGGCGTATATTAATTGACATACGAGGCGTATCTGTGTTTATTTTATATACGCGGCGTATGTTAAAGCAAGCAGACGCTTTATGCACTTCTTACCCACTATTAATGAGAGGTTACCATGATCGCACGTGAACCCATTTTCCCGGCTCAGCGTCAGCATCTGTACCAGCAGTACGGCTATTCTGCGGCGATTCGCTCAGGCGATCTGCTGTTTGTGTCGGGGCAGGTTGGCAGCCATGAGGATGGCACGCCGGAATCGGAATTTGAGGCCCAGGTCAGGCTGGCGTTTGAGAATCTGCAAGCGACGCTGCTTGCCGCTGGCTGCACCCTTGATGATTTAATCGATGTCACCACCTTCCATACCGATCCCGAAAACCAGTTTCCCATTGTTATGACTGTTAAGCAGGAGTTGTTTCCTCGGGCTCCCTATCCAAACTGGACCGCAATAGGTGTGAACTGGCTGGCTGGTTTTGATTTTGAAATTAAGGTGATTGCGCGTATTCCTGAGAAAGCGCAGTAAAAGCTTAACGGCTGGATCCCTGTGAGCCTGACGAGGGCGGAAAAACCTGACAAGCCTCTCCGTGTCAAAATACGGAAGTCGTGGTGAAGGGGCTGCATAAAGCGGAGATCTCAGCGCGGGAAAGGGAGGCGATAAACTGGGGAAATGCAAAGCCTATTCTGCAACTTTAAAGCTGCTCCTCCGCTTCAGCAACGAAGCGGAGGAGCAGCGGTTAACGTCGGCGACGCCAGCCCCAGTAAAGCAGGGCAAGGATCAGCAGAATGACGCCGCCTGCCATGCCAACGCGGGCGAGCAACAGTAACGGTGAGGGTTCTCCGCCCTGGCGCAGTGCCTTCACCCGGTCAGCAGTGATGCTCACCTCGCTGTTACCGATATCCTTCATCACGTAGCGGGTGACGCTGGCGATCTGCTCGTCGTTAAGCTCAGCGGCAAAGCCAGGCATCGACTGCGCTTTCTCGGGCCATACACCCTGTAAAACAGCCATAGCCACATTATCCGCGGTAGGTTTTTTCAGCACCGGATGGTTCTTCAACGCCGGTAAGCCTCGTAAACCCTCTCCCTGAAGATTGTGGCAAGCCGCGCAGTTATTACGGTAAAGGCGTTCACCTTCCGGCAATGCTTCAGGTAGATCGTCGCCAGTGACCGGAATAAGTCCTGTACTGACCGCAGGTGCACTCTCGGTTCCCTCTTCTGGCAGGAGATAAGTCGCCATAGCCAGACGATCTGCCGGTGAGAGGCGAGAGAAGCTTTTATCAATCGCTTCAAGCATCGGGCCGCCTGCCGTAGCGCCCGTTGCGCTATGGCCGGTGGCAAGATAGTCCGCCAGCATCTGGCGCGTCCAGTGCTGATCTTTAAGCGTGGCGGCAGTCACGTCTGGCGCAAACCAGGTCCCCAGCGAAGCGCCCTGAAGATTTTTTTGCTGCTGCTCGGCCATCAGAAAGCTGCGTGGCGTGTGGCAGGTGCTGCAGTGCGTCAGTCCCTCTACCAGATAGGCACCGCGATTCCACTGCGCCGTTTTGGCGGGATCGGGCGTAAACGGCTTGTTATCGAGATAGAGCCAGTTCCACACCGCCATGCTGAAGCGCAGGTTGAAGGGGAAGGGCAGCGCCGTTTTTTCCGGCTGGGTGTCAACCGGCTTCACGCCGTGCATAAAGTAAGCGTAGAGCGCCGCCATATCCTCGTCGTTGATTTTACCGTAAGCGGTATAAGGCATGGCGGGATAGAGCTGGCTGCCGTCTGCACGTATACCCTTTCTCAACGCATCAGCAAACTGCGCTTCAGTGTAGTGACCAATTCCAGCCACGTCTGATGGCGTGAT belongs to Erwinia pyri and includes:
- the bhsA gene encoding multiple stress resistance protein BhsA, with the protein product MKNVTKAITAIVLTAASFATFAATEVTTVPAGAQEQGVINASAFGNNLGDLQKSLAAKATEQGATSFRITSASGNNHLYGTAVIYK
- a CDS encoding TetR/AcrR family transcriptional regulator; amino-acid sequence: MAARRRAETMEQNREKLIAAARKAFAENGFAAASMDELTAQVGLTRGALYHNFGDKRGLLAAVVAQVDGEMARRAKEIAGSTEDGWKQLLAEGSAYIEMALDPEIQRIVLLDGPAFLGDPSRWPSQNACLDATRSAVSELVKDRLLKPVDIEAAARLLNGAALNAALWVAASEDPQATLPKAIEAFSLMASGLRR
- a CDS encoding RidA family protein, whose translation is MIAREPIFPAQRQHLYQQYGYSAAIRSGDLLFVSGQVGSHEDGTPESEFEAQVRLAFENLQATLLAAGCTLDDLIDVTTFHTDPENQFPIVMTVKQELFPRAPYPNWTAIGVNWLAGFDFEIKVIARIPEKAQ
- a CDS encoding cytochrome c, with amino-acid sequence MADYLKALLSASILLLTLGQAQAADQTDLIKRGEYLAIAGDCGACHTDEGKAPFSGGHAISSPIGTIFSSNITPSDVAGIGHYTEAQFADALRKGIRADGSQLYPAMPYTAYGKINDEDMAALYAYFMHGVKPVDTQPEKTALPFPFNLRFSMAVWNWLYLDNKPFTPDPAKTAQWNRGAYLVEGLTHCSTCHTPRSFLMAEQQQKNLQGASLGTWFAPDVTAATLKDQHWTRQMLADYLATGHSATGATAGGPMLEAIDKSFSRLSPADRLAMATYLLPEEGTESAPAVSTGLIPVTGDDLPEALPEGERLYRNNCAACHNLQGEGLRGLPALKNHPVLKKPTADNVAMAVLQGVWPEKAQSMPGFAAELNDEQIASVTRYVMKDIGNSEVSITADRVKALRQGGEPSPLLLLARVGMAGGVILLILALLYWGWRRRR